TCAGTTCGGTCGTTCAGGATGATCTCACGGTCGCTCGTCACTGCGAACCAGCCTGTATCGAACGCCCAGTGGTGGAGTCGGCACAGTGCGAGTCCGTTGTGGACCCTGTCTATGCCGCCTTCGGCTTTTGGAAAGATATGGGCTGCTTCGACCTCTGGGCTGCCGTCCGGTGATCGCCGCGCTGCACCGCACGCCGCACACGTGTCGTCGTAGGCATGCTTGACCTGCTTGGCAAACGCCGATGACCGTGTGAGTCGTGTCGTTCGTTCGCGCTCCGTTGTGTCTGTGAGCGACGGGCCGTCGTCTGCAGCCATCACAACTGTCGCTTGGGCGTCGGTGTACTCGTCCCAACCCGCAATTCCAAGCTTTTGCATCTCGAACCGGTAGACCATCCGTTCGCCGTCGTTCACGTACGTGTGGTCCACGACGTTGACGAGTCCCTCGTACTCGTACGCATCCACGCCCTCTACGCTGGTGAAAAAGTAGATCGGAATGAGTTCGTGGGTCGCCTCCTTCAACGCACGATTGGCGGCTGTCTCCAGCTGGTCGCCCTTCTCGGGGACCCCTCGCCAATGTAGCGAAATTGGTCGCCATGCCCGATACGGTCGTCGTAGATCTCGCCCTCGTTCGACAGCAAAATTATGTATCAGTAGTTGGTAATACGGTTTCTTTATTCAGTATGGGACGTGAAACTCGCGTTCAGTATAGGCAAACTACCTTCCTATTCAAAGAAGTTATCAACTCGTCCTATCAAAAACCCTGAAAGCGTAATTAGAATACTTCCCCACATCAACATAACCATCTCACCCTCTGCTGCAGGGGCTAATTCCTGAATGATTGCCACTGTTCCGGCAATAACGGCTATTTGTAGACCAAGAATACCGACAAGAATTTTGTCAGAGGCCATAGAGTGAATGATACGAGGATTGATGTAAATGTCTTGCGGGAATCGGTCAGTTCGCACACGTAGTTACCGAACAGCCGATTCAGTTTCAGGGCCGATTCTGAATAAAGAAATCGCGCTACTATCTACTGGTATCTGTGGTCGTCCGCCCGGCGAAGATTGATCCCCTTGATCTGATAGCCGAAGTTCGTGGTGAATACGCTCTCCAGTTCCGCCTGTGTGACTGTCTGGTGCAACTCGAGTTCAAACTCCCCTGGGCAACCCATTGTCTGAATTGACTGTCTTCGTCAGGGGAACCCTAAAGCTGCTGGCATCAGTCTGTCCCCCGTCGATTTTGTCTTGGTCTCAGACATCAATTCTAGCGAAAGGGCACTGTCTAGTTGAGTTAGTTTGAGAAGTGAGCAGGTCGTTGAGTTAATTTGGAATGAAGCTCGCAGACCTGCCCAGCGAGAGCTACGACGCGGATTTAGAAGAAACTTGGGAGAACGAACGGACGGCAACGCCCGTCAGGGCGTTTGCCGTCCGCCTCCACGCCACCGGTTGTTCGCTTCGGGAGACAACAACGATTCTTGCCGAATTAGGCGTTGAACGCTCTCATGGAGCGGTTTGAAACTGGGTACATCGGCTGGCTGACAGCGTCCCTGACCCGCCGAGGGCGAAGCCCTCGCGGGTCGCGGTTGACGAGACCGCTGTCAAAATTAACGGCGAATGGTCTTGGCTGTACGCTGCAATAGACCTCGATACAAAGTTGATTCTCGACGCCCAGCTGTTCGGTCGCCACGGCACCGATCCGGCCGCTGCGTTCCTGCATGGACTCCGCGAGAAACACGATCTCTCAGAAGTGGTGTTTCTCGTTGATCAGTTTGGGTATCGGACTGCCATTGCTCGATTAGGATTGAACGGTCGGGTTGACTACACCGACCGAAACCTCATCGAAAAGTGGTTTCACACCTTCAAAATGCGCGTCGACCGTTTCCATAACTCATGGGTGGGCAGTCGGCGGGGCGCTCGCAAGTGGGTTGAACAATTCGTGCATTACTACAACCGTCAGAGACCGCATCAATCGCTCGACGGACGAACACCAGCTGAGGAGGTGCTAAACTAGACAGTGCCGTAACAACAAATGGGAAAGAGCACTGAAAGGTATATTATTGTGGCTATCGTCTATGAGACCCACTCTGTTTCACATTCTACGCTATTGATTGTGAGTCCTGGAATGTCTTCACCCCCAAGATCTCCTCCCCAGTCTGAGTCTGAGCCCACACCAGCCCTTGAATATGAGAGGCCGTATGCTTGAGCAGATGTTGCTGTTGCGATGAGTACTCGATAGTGGGTTTTTGGTTCAAGCAGGAACCCAGTTGCGCCACCAACTGTGAGAGTACCATCGTCTGTTACGACCTTTTCGTCGAGCCCGTCATTGTCAGCATATTCGAAGATTTCGTGTTGGTATTCTGGATCTGGGTCTTCGGGAAAAGTCCCATCGTCTTGCTCTTTTACTACAGATACTGTGCCAGCCACACCTGCATTGGCTCCCGTTATGGCTCCGAGAGCTAGTGTTCCGATTGTCCAAGCGACTTTAGCCCAGTTCTGAGGAGTGACCGTATCGTCGATGGGCACTTCACCTTTCCTCTCGTTGTCTGTCTCCTCCGAAGTATCGGTTGATTCACCTGCTGAAAAGGGATCAGTGGCATCAACTACACCGTATTGAGCACGGTATTCCCAGTCTATTTCCATAGTCAGGTCCGCCTTTTGAGTTGGTGCCGCGTTATAGATATCAATATAGGAGGCGGAAATGGCTGCGGCAGAGGGATTGGATCCACCTGAAGAGGATACCGCTTTGAGGCTGTACCCATCATCTCCAATATAGTAGTTTGCTGTCGAATTATTGGGGTCGCAAGTGTAGTAGGCCCCCATACTAGTGTTCGGTATCTCTTGTTCGGAAATGAGTGCGTAGGTATTTCGTGGTTCTTCAGAAACTTCTAATTCTAGGTCGCACATACTTTCTGGTGTTACAGGTTCCCGCTCTTCGTTGTCGGCATTGGTTGTTCCAATAAGCATCCCGCTCCCTAAACCTGCTACACCGACTGTCTGTAGGAC
The DNA window shown above is from Natrialba magadii ATCC 43099 and carries:
- a CDS encoding HNH endonuclease; this translates as MKEATHELIPIYFFTSVEGVDAYEYEGLVNVVDHTYVNDGERMVYRFEMQKLGIAGWDEYTDAQATVVMAADDGPSLTDTTERERTTRLTRSSAFAKQVKHAYDDTCAACGAARRSPDGSPEVEAAHIFPKAEGGIDRVHNGLALCRLHHWAFDTGWFAVTSDREIILNDRTDETAPEEIRTLEGTQLAVPQEPAKQPSSDALQAHRELHGIE